One genomic region from Vicinamibacterales bacterium encodes:
- the sufB gene encoding Fe-S cluster assembly protein SufB: MSTATKAIEQLTSQDYKYGFVTDVEADTIPKGLSEDVVRLISAKKEEPEWLLEWRLKAYRLWTTMVEPFWPNVHYDPIDYQAISYYSAPKKKPSLKSMDEVDPEIRSTFEKLGIPLEEQKLLSGVAVDAVFDSVSVATTFREKLGELGVIFCSFSEAVRDHPELVRKYLGTVVPHSDNFFSALNSAVFSDGSFAYIPKGVKCPMELSTYFRINAASTGQFERTLIVADEGASVSYLEGCTAPMRDENQLHAAVVELVALDDAAIKYSTVQNWYPGDKDGKGGIYNFVTKRGTAAGHNSKITWTQVETGSAITWKYPGCILQGDNSVGEFYSVAVTTNRQQADTGTKMVHLGRNTRSTIISKGISAGHGQNTYRGLVRIGKGATDARNYSQCDSLLIGDRCGAHTFPYFEVRNTSSQVEHEASTSKIGEDQIFYCRQRGLSTEDAVNMIVSGFCKDVFRKLPMEFAVEAQKLLGVSLEGSVG; this comes from the coding sequence ATGAGCACAGCGACGAAGGCGATTGAACAACTCACGAGCCAGGACTACAAATACGGCTTCGTGACTGACGTTGAGGCCGACACTATTCCAAAGGGACTCAGCGAGGACGTCGTTCGGCTAATTTCGGCTAAGAAAGAAGAGCCCGAATGGCTTCTCGAGTGGCGGCTCAAGGCCTATCGTCTCTGGACAACGATGGTTGAACCATTTTGGCCAAACGTCCATTACGACCCAATCGACTACCAGGCGATTAGCTACTATTCGGCCCCAAAAAAGAAGCCATCGCTCAAGAGCATGGACGAGGTGGATCCGGAAATCCGAAGCACGTTCGAAAAACTTGGGATTCCGCTTGAGGAACAGAAATTATTGTCTGGTGTTGCTGTGGATGCAGTTTTTGACAGCGTTTCTGTTGCCACGACATTTCGTGAGAAATTGGGCGAGCTCGGTGTCATCTTTTGCTCGTTTTCTGAGGCGGTTCGCGATCATCCCGAGTTGGTGCGTAAGTACCTGGGTACAGTCGTGCCGCACTCCGACAACTTTTTTTCGGCACTGAACTCGGCGGTGTTTAGCGACGGCTCCTTTGCCTACATTCCAAAGGGGGTCAAGTGTCCAATGGAACTGTCGACCTACTTCCGGATCAACGCCGCATCGACAGGACAGTTTGAACGAACGCTGATTGTTGCTGATGAAGGTGCTTCGGTAAGTTACCTTGAGGGGTGCACAGCACCGATGCGTGACGAAAACCAGTTACACGCTGCTGTTGTGGAGCTTGTGGCGCTCGACGACGCCGCGATCAAGTACTCAACGGTCCAAAACTGGTATCCGGGTGATAAGGATGGAAAGGGCGGGATTTACAACTTCGTCACTAAACGTGGGACAGCGGCCGGGCATAATTCGAAGATTACATGGACGCAGGTGGAGACCGGTTCGGCCATCACCTGGAAGTACCCCGGCTGTATCCTCCAGGGCGACAATTCGGTCGGTGAATTCTATTCGGTTGCCGTTACGACCAATCGGCAGCAGGCTGATACCGGTACAAAAATGGTGCACCTTGGTCGCAACACCCGGAGCACGATCATCTCGAAAGGCATTTCCGCGGGGCACGGCCAGAACACTTACCGAGGGCTTGTCCGGATTGGCAAAGGTGCTACCGACGCGCGAAACTATTCGCAATGTGACTCGCTATTGATCGGTGACCGCTGCGGTGCGCACACGTTTCCGTATTTTGAAGTGCGCAACACTTCATCGCAGGTCGAGCACGAGGCATCCACGTCAAAAATCGGGGAAGACCAGATTTTCTACTGCCGACAACGAGGGCTGTCGACGGAGGACGCGGTGAATATGATCGTTAGTGGGTTCTGTAAGGATGTCTTTAGAAAGCTTCCCATGGAGTTTGCAGTGGAAGCGCAGAAGCTGCTTGGGGTGAGTCTGGAGGGTAGCGTCGGCTAG
- the sufC gene encoding Fe-S cluster assembly ATPase SufC, which yields MLEITGLHASVGGKEILRGIDLSVNAGEVHAIMGPNGSGKSTLAGILAGRTEYDVTSGTARYQNENLLDMEPEERARAGVFLAFQYPVEIAGVNNAYLLKAALNEVRKHRGESELDAIEFMTLVKKQLAVLEMSPELLNRPVNDGFSGGEKKRNEIFQMAVLEPKLAILDETDSGLDIDALKIVANGVNALRSSDRSTVVVTHYQRMLNYIVPDFVHVLSGGRIVKSGGKALALELEEKGYGWIDSAAEEVRA from the coding sequence ATGTTGGAGATTACGGGACTACACGCCAGTGTAGGTGGTAAGGAGATCTTGCGAGGTATTGACTTGTCGGTGAATGCGGGAGAGGTGCACGCGATCATGGGGCCCAACGGCTCTGGCAAGAGCACGCTGGCGGGGATTTTAGCAGGACGAACTGAGTACGACGTGACGAGTGGGACAGCGCGGTACCAAAACGAGAATCTGCTAGACATGGAACCCGAGGAACGTGCACGCGCTGGGGTCTTTCTGGCTTTCCAGTACCCGGTTGAGATTGCCGGTGTCAATAATGCTTATCTTCTCAAGGCAGCGCTTAACGAAGTGCGAAAGCATCGTGGAGAATCCGAACTCGACGCAATAGAGTTCATGACCTTAGTGAAAAAGCAGCTTGCTGTGCTTGAGATGAGCCCGGAGCTCCTCAACCGACCCGTGAACGATGGGTTTTCGGGGGGCGAGAAAAAGCGCAACGAAATTTTCCAAATGGCGGTGCTCGAGCCGAAGCTCGCCATTCTTGATGAAACCGACTCGGGACTCGACATTGATGCGTTGAAGATCGTAGCGAACGGCGTAAATGCGCTGCGAAGCTCGGATCGCTCGACGGTCGTCGTCACCCACTACCAGCGCATGCTTAATTACATAGTTCCTGATTTTGTGCACGTGCTCTCGGGAGGCCGGATTGTGAAATCGGGAGGTAAGGCGCTTGCGCTGGAGCTTGAGGAGAAGGGCTATGGGTGGATCGACTCTGCTGCCGAGGAGGTCAGGGCGTGA
- the sufD gene encoding Fe-S cluster assembly protein SufD, whose amino-acid sequence MSATSTMEVSAVYEGYQADFDRLQDGGDKEGVSAPLKSLRQKAMEHFGRLGFPTTRMEDWRFTSVAPIANRPYALGALAEVTADQIIRFLIPELSGALLVFINGRLSVSLSETGALPPGVAVQCLGDALATGLDAEEPCLVSLGTDGGQPFFALNTAFLQDGAVIRIDDGVVLRDPVHVIFISTASGEAVVTHPRVLLLVGENSQVSVIESYAGLRDAGYFTNAVTQIDAGAGSVVHHCKILRESLQSYHVAGMQARLARNAMVTSNSITLGGALVRNDIGVVLDGEGAECTLNGLYLAGGKQHIDNHTTIDHASPHCASHELYKGILDGDGRAVFNGKIIVRLDAQKTDAKQSNKALLLSERAQVNTKPQLEIFADDVKCAHGATVGQLDEDALFYLRARGLGREEARRILIQAFATDVLNRVRHKPIQMELGRILLDRLPTIATGETA is encoded by the coding sequence GTGAGCGCTACGTCCACCATGGAAGTCTCCGCGGTGTACGAGGGCTACCAAGCGGACTTCGACCGCCTACAGGATGGCGGGGACAAGGAGGGTGTCTCGGCCCCTCTGAAGTCGCTTCGGCAAAAGGCTATGGAGCACTTTGGTCGTCTTGGATTTCCAACGACGCGTATGGAGGACTGGAGGTTTACCAGTGTTGCGCCGATCGCCAATCGCCCCTACGCATTAGGAGCCCTCGCTGAAGTTACCGCTGACCAGATCATACGCTTTCTGATTCCGGAGTTGTCGGGGGCTCTGCTGGTATTTATCAACGGCCGGCTTTCAGTGTCACTCTCGGAAACCGGCGCACTTCCACCTGGCGTGGCAGTTCAATGTCTCGGTGACGCATTGGCGACTGGATTGGATGCAGAGGAGCCATGCCTGGTCAGCTTGGGGACGGACGGCGGGCAGCCGTTTTTCGCGCTCAACACAGCGTTTCTGCAGGATGGTGCAGTCATTAGAATAGACGACGGCGTCGTTCTGCGCGACCCCGTACACGTAATATTTATTTCAACTGCATCCGGAGAAGCGGTGGTAACACATCCACGAGTGCTCTTGCTCGTGGGTGAGAACAGTCAGGTTAGTGTTATTGAGAGCTACGCGGGTCTACGCGATGCGGGATATTTCACCAACGCCGTAACCCAGATTGATGCTGGCGCTGGCAGCGTCGTTCATCACTGCAAGATACTGCGCGAAAGTCTCCAGTCCTATCATGTGGCTGGCATGCAGGCGCGCCTTGCGCGGAATGCAATGGTGACATCGAATTCGATCACGCTAGGTGGGGCGTTGGTGCGGAACGATATTGGTGTCGTGCTGGATGGCGAGGGTGCGGAGTGCACGTTGAACGGTCTCTACCTAGCCGGAGGGAAACAGCACATCGACAACCACACCACGATTGATCACGCTTCACCGCACTGTGCCAGTCACGAGCTCTACAAAGGGATTCTGGATGGTGACGGTAGGGCGGTCTTCAATGGAAAGATTATCGTTCGGCTGGATGCCCAAAAGACTGACGCGAAGCAGTCGAACAAGGCGCTGCTCCTCTCAGAGCGGGCGCAAGTGAATACTAAGCCGCAACTCGAAATTTTTGCAGATGACGTGAAATGTGCCCACGGGGCGACGGTCGGTCAATTGGATGAAGACGCACTGTTCTACCTAAGAGCACGTGGTCTGGGACGTGAGGAGGCTCGGCGAATCCTGATTCAGGCTTTTGCCACCGACGTCCTGAACCGAGTCCGTCACAAACCAATTCAAATGGAACTTGGCCGAATCTTGCTTGACCGGTTGCCCACCATTGCTACTGGGGAGACGGCGTGA
- a CDS encoding cysteine desulfurase: protein MSQASASTASPPSFDAGRVRQDFPILDREVRGRRLVYLDNAATTQKPKVVLDVLTRYYTEHNANIHRGVHYLSEAATQAHEAARLTAQRFLNARQAREMIFTRNATEGINLVAQSFGRRHIGKGDEVVVTGMEHHSNIVPWQLLCEQTGALLRVVPIANDGELIWEEFERLVGSRTKLVAAVHLSNSLGTINPVSRIVELAHQHGAAVLLDGAQAAYHFPVDVQALDCDFYVATGHKLYGPTGIGLLYGKAEHLEEMPPYQGGGDMVSSVTFEKTTYNEIPYKFEAGTPHIAGAIGLGAAIEYLTGLGFDQVVLHERELLAYATDALQQIPGLKLIGTASEKASILSFVMEGIHPHDIGTIIDREGVAIRTGHHCTQPVMDRFGVPATARASLAMYNTRNDIDALVVALEQVRRVFA, encoded by the coding sequence GTGAGTCAAGCCTCGGCATCGACCGCTTCCCCACCGAGTTTCGATGCGGGCCGCGTCCGCCAGGATTTTCCAATTTTGGATCGGGAAGTTCGAGGTCGTCGTCTTGTTTACCTTGATAATGCAGCAACTACTCAGAAACCCAAGGTCGTTCTCGATGTGCTCACGCGGTATTACACAGAGCACAACGCGAACATACATCGAGGGGTTCATTACCTCAGTGAGGCGGCGACCCAGGCACACGAGGCGGCACGTCTCACGGCTCAGCGGTTCCTGAACGCACGCCAAGCTCGAGAGATGATCTTTACACGGAATGCTACCGAAGGAATCAACCTCGTTGCGCAGAGTTTTGGCCGCCGGCATATTGGGAAGGGCGATGAGGTCGTCGTCACTGGCATGGAGCATCACTCGAACATTGTTCCGTGGCAGCTGCTCTGCGAGCAAACTGGCGCACTTCTTCGCGTGGTGCCGATCGCCAACGACGGTGAACTCATTTGGGAGGAGTTCGAACGCTTGGTTGGATCACGTACAAAGTTGGTGGCAGCGGTACACCTGTCTAATTCATTAGGTACGATCAATCCTGTTTCCCGTATTGTGGAACTCGCTCACCAGCACGGTGCGGCGGTGTTACTCGACGGTGCTCAGGCGGCCTATCACTTTCCTGTGGATGTACAGGCTCTGGATTGTGATTTCTATGTGGCAACCGGGCATAAGCTCTACGGTCCGACGGGTATTGGGTTACTTTACGGCAAAGCGGAACATCTCGAGGAGATGCCACCCTATCAGGGGGGTGGCGATATGGTCAGTTCGGTGACGTTTGAGAAGACAACCTACAACGAAATCCCCTACAAGTTTGAAGCGGGAACTCCCCATATCGCTGGTGCTATAGGACTCGGTGCGGCCATCGAGTATTTGACCGGGCTTGGGTTCGATCAAGTAGTACTCCATGAACGCGAACTTTTGGCGTACGCGACGGACGCGCTCCAGCAGATTCCCGGTCTCAAGCTGATCGGAACCGCTTCGGAGAAGGCCAGCATTTTGTCCTTCGTAATGGAAGGTATACATCCACATGATATTGGCACGATTATTGATCGAGAGGGTGTGGCTATCCGGACAGGCCACCATTGTACTCAGCCGGTCATGGACCGGTTTGGCGTTCCAGCGACAGCTCGAGCCTCACTGGCGATGTACAACACGCGCAATGATATCGACGCGTTGGTCGTAGCGCTCGAACAGGTGCGCCGGGTGTTTGCGTAA
- a CDS encoding SUF system NifU family Fe-S cluster assembly protein: protein MFDLRDLYQEVILDHNKRPKNFGQLKEPERSAEGYNPLCGDKLTLHLGLKGDVICEIAFTGSGCAISKASASLMTESVKGKTLAEVRTLSARFQEMVTADAEMEPDTDALGKLSVFAGVRAYPARVKCAVLAWHTLRAAIEADHKVATTE from the coding sequence ATGTTTGATCTTCGCGATCTCTATCAGGAGGTCATACTTGACCATAACAAGCGACCGAAAAACTTCGGGCAACTCAAGGAACCTGAGCGTAGCGCAGAGGGCTATAATCCGTTGTGCGGCGATAAGCTCACCTTACATCTCGGTCTGAAGGGCGATGTGATCTGCGAGATTGCCTTTACCGGCAGCGGTTGCGCCATCTCAAAAGCGTCTGCGTCCCTGATGACTGAGAGTGTTAAGGGTAAGACACTCGCTGAAGTTCGGACACTGTCTGCACGGTTTCAAGAAATGGTGACGGCCGACGCAGAGATGGAGCCCGACACCGACGCGCTGGGGAAACTCTCGGTATTTGCAGGAGTGCGAGCCTACCCGGCCCGCGTCAAGTGCGCGGTGCTGGCGTGGCACACCTTGCGAGCGGCGATCGAGGCAGACCACAAGGTCGCCACGACGGAGTAA
- a CDS encoding SUF system Fe-S cluster assembly protein translates to MDASAPSAMNTPPVEAPVPAQATKKVVGDPLATLKFKPKIIEALSTVFDPEIPVNIYELGLIYDVVVDADHNVRVTMTLTAPNCPAAQILPGEVKTRTASVEGVTDASVEVVWEPAWTPERMSDAAKLQLGML, encoded by the coding sequence ATGGACGCTTCAGCGCCATCGGCGATGAACACTCCACCGGTCGAGGCACCAGTCCCCGCTCAGGCTACGAAGAAAGTCGTGGGTGACCCGTTGGCGACACTCAAGTTCAAGCCGAAGATCATTGAAGCGTTATCAACTGTGTTCGACCCCGAGATCCCGGTGAATATTTATGAGCTAGGGTTGATCTATGACGTCGTGGTGGACGCGGATCATAACGTGCGGGTCACAATGACCTTGACTGCCCCAAATTGCCCAGCCGCGCAGATTTTGCCTGGTGAGGTGAAAACAAGAACCGCAAGCGTCGAGGGTGTAACCGACGCAAGCGTTGAGGTTGTGTGGGAGCCCGCTTGGACACCGGAGCGGATGTCGGACGCGGCCAAGTTACAGCTCGGCATGCTCTGA